The Candidatus Methylomirabilota bacterium genome has a window encoding:
- the rbfA gene encoding 30S ribosome-binding factor RbfA, which produces MQGKRLERVNQLIKEEVSAVLQRQLKDPRLGFVTVTEVDTTADLKLTRVYVSVLGPEAQWASSFKALESARGFVWNWLRKHLELRATPQIVFRPDRSMEHAAHIQALLAGLKASESEGEE; this is translated from the coding sequence ATGCAAGGGAAGCGGCTCGAGCGCGTCAACCAGCTCATCAAGGAGGAAGTCTCGGCCGTCCTCCAGCGACAGCTCAAGGACCCGCGCCTGGGATTCGTGACGGTGACCGAGGTGGACACCACGGCCGACCTCAAGCTGACGCGAGTCTATGTCTCGGTGCTGGGCCCGGAGGCGCAGTGGGCATCCTCCTTCAAGGCCCTGGAGAGCGCGCGAGGCTTCGTGTGGAATTGGCTGCGGAAGCACCTCGAGCTTCGCGCCACGCCCCAGATCGTCTTCCGACCCGACCGCTCCATGGAGCACGCGGCGCATATCCAGGCCCTCCTGGCCGGGCTCAAGGCGAGCGAATCGGAGGGCGAGGAGTGA
- a CDS encoding bifunctional oligoribonuclease/PAP phosphatase NrnA, with protein sequence MADSQKGLGFQVKPPAEMLEILRKPAGHVLCLGHVHPDGDVLGTLLALGLALGAAGASVTFAGPHPIPGVLAFLPGSNRWQVWKTAPGPFDIIVMTDCPNPGRSEGLLEGARGPQSRVLNIDHHPDNRRYGSIDWIDPSAAATGEMVFDLIVALGLPLTPAIALNLFTAIHTDTGSFRYSNTTPRTFRIAAELAAAGADPALVSDRLYQQRGREALVQLGSVLRRVQVSDDGQVAWLTVPKDLVPPELVEAEDLVSYPRSIGGVKVAVLLREEAPGTVKASLRAKGEVAVNAIAHRFGGGGHENAAGCTLSGTLDEAAATLLQAVRDALGSARS encoded by the coding sequence GTGGCCGATAGCCAGAAGGGCCTGGGATTTCAGGTGAAGCCACCGGCGGAGATGCTCGAGATTCTTCGGAAGCCCGCCGGCCATGTGCTGTGCCTGGGACATGTACACCCCGACGGTGATGTGCTGGGCACGCTCCTGGCCCTGGGGCTCGCCCTCGGCGCTGCCGGAGCCTCGGTCACTTTTGCCGGGCCCCACCCCATCCCGGGTGTCCTCGCCTTTCTGCCCGGCTCGAATCGCTGGCAGGTGTGGAAGACGGCGCCCGGCCCCTTCGACATCATCGTGATGACGGACTGCCCGAATCCCGGTCGCTCGGAAGGGTTGCTGGAGGGAGCGCGCGGGCCGCAGAGCCGCGTCCTCAATATCGATCACCACCCGGACAATCGCCGCTACGGGTCGATCGACTGGATAGATCCGTCAGCGGCCGCCACGGGGGAAATGGTCTTCGACCTCATCGTGGCTCTCGGCCTTCCCCTGACGCCGGCCATCGCGCTCAACCTCTTCACCGCCATCCACACGGACACGGGATCCTTCCGCTACTCGAACACGACGCCGCGCACGTTCCGCATCGCGGCCGAGCTCGCGGCGGCCGGCGCCGATCCCGCGCTGGTCTCGGACCGGCTCTACCAGCAGCGCGGCCGCGAGGCCCTGGTCCAGCTCGGATCAGTTCTCCGGCGTGTCCAGGTCAGCGACGACGGTCAGGTCGCGTGGTTGACGGTGCCGAAGGATCTGGTCCCCCCCGAGCTCGTCGAAGCAGAGGATCTCGTCAGCTATCCCCGCTCCATCGGCGGCGTCAAGGTCGCGGTGCTGCTGCGCGAAGAGGCGCCCGGCACGGTCAAGGCCAGCTTGCGCGCCAAGGGCGAGGTGGCCGTGAACGCCATCGCCCATCGCTTCGGCGGCGGCGGACACGAGAACGCGGCCGGCTGCACGCTGAGCGGCACCCTCGACGAGGCCGCGGCGACGCTGCTCCAGGCCGTGCGGGACGCGCTGGGCTCGGCCCGCTCGTGA